CCGCGACGAGCTCCAGCGCAAGACGAAGAACGAGGTCCACATCAACATCATCGAGATCCAGCGGCCGGAGACGGACGCCCAGCTCGTCGCCGAGTCGATCGCGATGCAGCTCGAGCGCCGCGTCGCCTTCCGCCGCGCGATGAAGAAGGCGATCGAGTCCGCGCAGCGGTTCGGCGCGCAGGGGATCAAGCTCCGGTGCGCGGGACGCTTGAACGGCGCCGAGATCGCGCGCTCGGAGTGGTACCAGGAAGGACGCCTGCCCCTCCACACGTTGAAGGCGGACATCGACTACGGGTTCGCCGAAGCGCACACGACGTACGGGAAGATCGGCGTCAAGGCGTGGATCTACCGCGGCGAGCAGCACAAGATCAAGAATCGGCGCCGCGAAGTCAAGAAGACGGCATGAGGACTCAGTCATGTTGATGCCCAGCAAGGTCAAGTTCCGCAAACAGCAGCGGGGAAGGATGCGCGGGAAGGCGCAGCGCGG
Above is a window of Thermoanaerobaculia bacterium DNA encoding:
- the rpsC gene encoding 30S ribosomal protein S3, with protein sequence MGQKVHPYGFRLGFNRTWHSRWYAERGQYLQYLHDDMKLRRELKSRLAHAGVSEIDIERYANKLKVNVQTSRPGVIIGKRGAEVDKLRDELQRKTKNEVHINIIEIQRPETDAQLVAESIAMQLERRVAFRRAMKKAIESAQRFGAQGIKLRCAGRLNGAEIARSEWYQEGRLPLHTLKADIDYGFAEAHTTYGKIGVKAWIYRGEQHKIKNRRREVKKTA